The Streptomyces sp. NBC_00224 genome has a window encoding:
- a CDS encoding DUF4232 domain-containing protein — MSRSRFRWSAVAVVAAGLTLSGCGGDHSGEAAATSGVPSASATGAVPDGGGSTGPTPSGSGGAASGGRCRTADLGFAIVPTSRAKNPNIQYALTVTLTNKGAKSCVMTGYPGVDLAGPLTWSLARQTAVQPHRVTVRPGATTTFNIFYLPYAQGSGDEFKPTRIVVTPPGETHSHTLPWPVGSILLQDAATHPGTYVSPVGAK; from the coding sequence GTGTCGCGTTCCCGATTTCGCTGGTCCGCCGTCGCCGTCGTGGCCGCCGGTCTGACGCTGAGCGGTTGCGGTGGCGACCACTCGGGGGAGGCGGCGGCCACCAGCGGCGTTCCGAGTGCGTCCGCCACCGGGGCCGTGCCGGACGGCGGGGGCAGCACAGGGCCGACGCCGTCGGGATCCGGCGGCGCCGCCTCCGGCGGGCGCTGCCGGACCGCCGACCTGGGCTTCGCGATCGTGCCGACCAGCCGCGCGAAGAACCCCAACATCCAGTACGCGCTGACCGTCACGCTCACCAACAAGGGCGCCAAGTCCTGTGTGATGACCGGGTATCCGGGCGTGGACCTCGCCGGGCCCCTGACGTGGTCGCTGGCCCGGCAGACCGCCGTACAGCCGCATCGGGTCACAGTGCGGCCGGGCGCCACCACCACCTTCAACATCTTCTATCTGCCCTATGCCCAGGGCAGCGGCGACGAGTTCAAGCCGACCCGCATCGTGGTCACCCCGCCGGGCGAGACCCACTCCCACACCCTGCCGTGGCCGGTCGGCTCGATCCTGCTGCAGGACGCGGCCACGCACCCCGGTACGTATGTGAGTCCGGTCGGCGCCAAGTAG
- a CDS encoding SulP family inorganic anion transporter gives MTTRPAPARVLRTDFAASLVVFLVALPLCVGVAVASGVPAELGLITGIVGGLVAGLLPGSSLQVSGPAAGLTVLVYTAVTEYGLAALGVVVLTAGLIQLALGALRMGRWFRAISLAVVEGMLAGIGLLLIAGQLYILADRKGPGAGVANIAGLPGLAAEVAHSATALTALAVGAGTIVVMAGWKRLPGRCQLLPGALAAVGGATALTVLLGLPVARVRVSGLASAVQPPGSSEFAKLADTGLLATVLAFALIASAESLFSAAAVDRLHTGPRTDYDKELMAQGMGNTVCGLLGALPMTAVIVRSAANVQAGARTKASRVLHGVWLLLFAALLPGALTHVPTAALAGVLVHAGFKLLPVKGLLGLWRSHRGEAVVLAATALAILLTNMFEGVLIGLLLAVVKAAWETSHVHIEVTDDGAGLVSAHVIGNATFLRLPRILETLEKLPKDRAVHLHLAGLRHLDHACLSALRNWADEHNRASSEEVRLVHPA, from the coding sequence ATGACCACACGTCCAGCGCCGGCCCGTGTGCTGCGCACCGACTTCGCCGCGTCCCTCGTCGTCTTCCTCGTCGCCCTGCCGCTGTGCGTCGGCGTGGCGGTCGCCTCCGGCGTCCCCGCCGAACTCGGCCTGATCACCGGCATAGTCGGCGGACTGGTCGCCGGGCTGCTGCCCGGGAGCAGTCTGCAGGTGTCCGGTCCCGCGGCCGGTCTGACCGTCCTCGTCTACACCGCCGTCACCGAGTACGGCCTCGCCGCGCTGGGCGTCGTCGTCCTGACGGCGGGACTCATCCAACTCGCGCTCGGGGCACTGCGGATGGGCCGCTGGTTCCGTGCCATCTCGCTTGCCGTGGTGGAGGGCATGCTGGCGGGTATCGGCCTGCTCCTGATCGCCGGTCAGCTCTACATCCTCGCCGACCGCAAGGGCCCCGGCGCGGGGGTGGCGAACATCGCGGGCCTGCCGGGCCTGGCCGCCGAGGTCGCGCACTCCGCGACCGCACTCACGGCGCTCGCCGTCGGCGCGGGCACCATCGTCGTGATGGCGGGCTGGAAGAGGCTGCCCGGCCGGTGCCAACTGCTGCCCGGCGCACTGGCCGCCGTGGGCGGCGCCACCGCCCTGACGGTCCTGCTCGGTCTGCCGGTGGCACGGGTGCGGGTGAGCGGCCTCGCCTCCGCCGTCCAGCCGCCGGGCTCCTCGGAGTTCGCGAAGCTCGCGGACACGGGGCTGCTGGCCACGGTGCTCGCGTTCGCGCTGATCGCCTCCGCCGAATCCTTGTTCAGCGCGGCCGCGGTCGACCGGCTGCACACCGGGCCGCGCACCGACTACGACAAGGAGCTGATGGCGCAGGGGATGGGAAACACGGTGTGCGGGCTGCTCGGTGCCCTGCCCATGACCGCGGTCATCGTGCGCAGCGCCGCCAATGTGCAGGCAGGTGCCCGGACCAAGGCGTCGCGCGTGCTGCACGGCGTCTGGCTCCTGCTGTTCGCCGCGCTGCTGCCCGGCGCGCTCACCCACGTACCCACCGCCGCCCTCGCCGGTGTCCTCGTCCACGCCGGTTTCAAACTCCTGCCGGTGAAGGGCCTGTTGGGGCTGTGGCGATCCCACCGGGGCGAGGCGGTGGTGCTGGCGGCGACGGCGCTGGCGATCCTCCTCACCAACATGTTCGAGGGCGTCCTCATCGGTCTGCTGCTGGCCGTGGTCAAGGCCGCCTGGGAAACCTCCCACGTCCACATCGAGGTCACGGACGACGGGGCAGGGCTGGTCAGCGCCCATGTGATCGGCAACGCCACGTTCCTGCGGCTGCCCCGCATCCTGGAGACGCTGGAGAAACTCCCCAAGGACCGGGCCGTACACCTGCATCTGGCCGGACTGCGCCACCTGGACCACGCGTGTCTGAGCGCGTTGCGGAACTGGGCGGACGAACACAACCGGGCGAGCAGCGAGGAGGTCCGGCTGGTGCATCCCGCCTGA